A region from the Triticum aestivum cultivar Chinese Spring chromosome 3D, IWGSC CS RefSeq v2.1, whole genome shotgun sequence genome encodes:
- the LOC123074545 gene encoding heat stress transcription factor C-1a gives MDGLHTELALGLIGCGHGDLQTAPFVAKTYQMVCDPRTDALVRWGKGNNSFLVTDVAGFSQLLLPCFFKHGNFSSFVRQLNTYGFRKVHPDRWEFAHESFLRGQTHLLPRIVRRKKRGEAGVGASCSSVVGGGEQHQHVVANMGDEVEEEEDEEGREALLEEVQRLRQEQTAIGEQLAKMSRRLQATERRPDRLMSFLSKLAEDPNATSLHLLEQAVEKKRQRMQCPSRDFTSFPIALPLQPAPSPPPPPLLALGDAAMGGVRVWQWAEPMPLTVRPSASSGVQQVPEFEGGRSGSGMGITDGGTAVETPFPFCLLGQCFF, from the exons GGGGCTGATCGGGTGCGGCCATGGCGACCTCCAGACGGCGCCGTTCGTGGCCAAGACGTACCAGATGGTGTGCGACCCTAGGACGGACGCGCTCGTCAGGTGGGGGAAGGGCAACAACAGCTTCCTCGTCACCGACGTCGCCGGCTTCTCGCAGCTCCTCCTCCCCTGCTTCTTCAAGCACGGCAACTTCTCCAGCTTCGTCCGCCAGCTCAACACATAT GGCTTCCGGAAGGTGCACCCGGACCGATGGGAGTTCGCGCACGAGTCGTTCCTCCGCGGGCAGACGCACCTGCTGCCGCGCATCGTGCGCCGCAAGAAGCGCGGCGAGGCCGGTGTTGGCGCCTCCTGCTCGTCTGTTGTCGGCGGTGGTGAGCAGCATCAGCACGTGGTGGCCAACATGGGAGACGaagtggaggaggaagaggatgaggagggaAGGGAGGCGCTGCTCGAGGAGGTTCAGAGGCTGCGGCAGGAGCAGACGGCCATCGGGGAGCAGCTGGCGAAGATGAGCCGGCGACTGCAGGCGACAGAGCGGCGGCCTGACCGGCTCATGTCCTTCCTCTCCAAGCTCGCCGAGGATCCCAACGCCACCTCCCTCCACCTTCTAGAACAAGCAGTCGAGAAGAAGCGCCAGCGCATGCAGTGCCCTTCCCGTGATTTTACTTCCTTTCCCATCGCACTTCCTCTTCAGCCCGcaccttcaccgccgccgccaccgctattGGCGCTCGGCGACGCGGCCATGGGCGGGGTCAGAGTCTGGCAATGGGCGGAGCCGATGCCACTGACGGTGCGGCCCTCCGCGAGCTCCGGGGTGCAGCAGGTGCCGGAGTTCGAGGGCGGCCGGAGCGGCAGCGGCATGGGCATAACTGACGGTGGGACCGCGGTGGAGACCCCCTTCCCGTTCTGCCTACTGGGCCAGTGTTTCTTCTAA